A window of Paenibacillus sp. 19GGS1-52 contains these coding sequences:
- a CDS encoding NHLP leader peptide family RiPP precursor, with the protein MSNEDVVANAIEAVTSKAVTDNEFRALCLSNPREAVKQATGLELPENFKLQVVENAGAHYTLVLPDAVSGEELNESELEQVAGGATSTTFMFLIAPECFHPTNDGDKPF; encoded by the coding sequence ATGTCAAATGAAGATGTAGTAGCTAATGCAATTGAAGCAGTAACAAGCAAGGCCGTAACGGACAACGAGTTTCGCGCGTTGTGTCTATCGAACCCGCGTGAAGCAGTGAAGCAAGCCACAGGGTTGGAATTACCAGAGAATTTCAAACTGCAAGTGGTCGAAAATGCGGGAGCACATTATACCTTGGTATTGCCGGATGCGGTATCGGGTGAGGAGTTAAACGAAAGTGAGCTGGAGCAAGTTGCTGGCGGTGCTACGTCAACAACCTTCATGTTTTTGATTGCGCCTGAATGTTTTCATCCCACAAATGACGGTGACAAGCCGTTCTGA
- a CDS encoding NHLP bacteriocin export ABC transporter permease/ATPase subunit, translated as MDQLKKPVLQEIFAELGIVIELEGNNPLIVNDDNSIYYVNKGHVELFAVPLQEGEIIDKRSYLFRANEDQVLFGIHPTDEAQSIGLMITGEFGTQLIKVAKSNLLGKIYESGKSGIIEGSIQEWIGLWSNTLRTGPTPTHFTGLELGDNIDVPADIILQSVNTITWLTTEAKEMQWMGETAVGVGSDYFPLATGSWLTTREQVRLSAYSTADWLKLDKQWNGLSHFHKIVYECLRQKLRNTEVADWDRLQKKRENEILFMSQAVNQITSVTQGSALRKRPTTVSTDLLYLASVIVGEAMDLEIKPLSEKIMTRSRNLVEDIAKASRIRTRQVVLKGEWWTSDNGPLLAFMEEDGRAVALLQKNPKTYELHDPLHQTQIIVTQGVAQSLKPFAHSFYRPLPAHALSIKDIIKFGTHKSIKRDLLAVFIMGLAGGLLGMVTPIATGILFDSIIPEAERNPLVQMTMILIVVAVSILLFEMTRSLAMLRIEGRMDSSIQAAIWDRLLNLPVPFFRDYSAGDLAMRANSINMIRQAISGVAITTIFSGIFSIFNFFLLFYYDVRLASVAFGLVVISILITSGLSVLQVRYQRSLVAVQGKISGLVLQILNGIAKFRVTGAENRAFFLWAHLFSEQKRIAFKSRTVANSLAVFNAIFPILTSMVLFYIIISSSSTSLSAGKFLAFFAAFSAFLSAMISMSTALISIINIVPLYERAKPILQTLPEVHEAMADPGELSGAVEISHLNFRYKADQPMVLRDVSLQIKPGEFVALIGSSGCGKSTLFRLLLGFEQPNSGSVYYDGQDLKMVDVRSLRSQLGVVLQNGKIMSGDIYTNIIGSSNLTINDAWEAARMAGLDEEIRQMPMGMHTVISEGGCTISGGQRQRILIARAMVRKPRIIYFDEATSALDNRTQAIVSESLDKLQATRVVIAHRLSTIMNADRILVFDKGEIIQTGTYQELITQEGLFADLAKRQLA; from the coding sequence ATGGACCAACTGAAAAAACCGGTTTTGCAGGAAATCTTTGCGGAATTAGGCATTGTAATCGAGCTGGAAGGCAACAATCCTTTAATTGTGAATGATGACAACAGTATTTATTACGTAAACAAAGGTCATGTTGAATTATTCGCTGTTCCGTTACAGGAAGGCGAAATCATAGACAAACGGAGTTATTTATTTCGTGCAAATGAAGATCAGGTTCTGTTCGGCATCCATCCTACCGACGAAGCACAATCGATAGGTTTAATGATAACGGGTGAATTTGGTACACAATTGATCAAGGTTGCCAAATCTAATCTACTTGGGAAGATTTATGAATCGGGAAAGAGCGGGATCATCGAAGGTTCAATCCAAGAGTGGATTGGCTTATGGTCTAATACATTAAGAACCGGTCCTACTCCCACTCATTTTACAGGTCTCGAATTAGGAGACAACATCGATGTTCCAGCAGATATTATTTTGCAATCGGTTAATACAATTACGTGGTTAACAACGGAAGCCAAAGAGATGCAATGGATGGGCGAAACAGCAGTTGGAGTAGGGAGTGACTACTTCCCGTTAGCAACTGGTAGTTGGCTTACTACTCGGGAACAAGTTCGTTTATCTGCCTATTCGACTGCCGACTGGTTGAAGTTGGATAAGCAATGGAACGGGTTGTCCCACTTTCATAAGATCGTTTACGAATGTCTGCGGCAGAAACTTCGAAATACAGAAGTGGCGGACTGGGACCGTTTACAGAAAAAAAGAGAAAATGAAATTTTGTTTATGAGTCAAGCAGTTAATCAAATTACATCCGTGACACAGGGGTCGGCGCTCCGAAAAAGACCAACTACGGTTTCGACTGATCTGCTCTATTTAGCAAGTGTAATCGTTGGGGAAGCCATGGATTTGGAGATCAAACCGTTATCTGAAAAGATTATGACCAGATCAAGAAATCTGGTTGAGGACATCGCCAAAGCTTCTCGAATCCGTACGCGTCAAGTCGTATTAAAAGGCGAATGGTGGACCTCCGATAACGGACCGCTGCTTGCTTTTATGGAAGAAGACGGCAGGGCAGTTGCACTGTTACAAAAGAATCCAAAAACCTATGAGCTGCACGACCCACTCCATCAGACGCAAATCATTGTGACACAAGGAGTAGCACAAAGCTTGAAACCATTTGCCCATTCCTTTTACCGGCCGCTGCCAGCTCATGCTCTTTCCATTAAAGATATTATTAAATTTGGTACACACAAATCAATAAAGCGTGATCTTCTTGCTGTATTCATTATGGGCTTGGCTGGGGGTCTTCTCGGTATGGTGACACCGATTGCAACCGGCATTTTGTTTGACAGCATCATTCCGGAAGCAGAACGGAATCCACTCGTTCAAATGACCATGATCCTAATTGTGGTAGCGGTATCCATTTTGCTGTTCGAGATGACACGTTCTTTGGCCATGTTAAGAATTGAAGGCAGAATGGATAGTTCGATTCAAGCAGCTATATGGGATCGTTTATTGAATTTACCGGTTCCATTTTTTAGGGATTATTCCGCCGGGGATCTTGCCATGAGGGCAAACAGTATCAACATGATACGTCAGGCCATTTCTGGTGTGGCCATCACGACCATTTTTTCAGGTATATTCTCAATCTTTAATTTCTTTTTGTTGTTTTATTATGATGTGAGGCTAGCTTCAGTCGCCTTTGGATTAGTAGTAATTTCGATCTTGATCACATCGGGACTCAGCGTATTACAAGTTCGTTATCAACGTAGCTTAGTAGCGGTTCAAGGGAAAATATCTGGATTGGTGCTGCAAATTTTGAATGGTATTGCTAAATTCCGCGTGACAGGTGCAGAGAATCGCGCATTCTTCTTATGGGCTCATTTATTCAGCGAACAGAAAAGAATAGCGTTTAAGAGCCGAACGGTAGCGAATTCTTTAGCTGTATTCAACGCTATTTTTCCAATACTAACTTCGATGGTGTTGTTTTATATTATTATTTCATCGAGTTCAACTTCATTAAGTGCTGGAAAGTTTTTAGCCTTCTTTGCCGCTTTTTCCGCATTTTTAAGTGCCATGATTTCGATGTCTACAGCATTAATTTCCATTATTAATATTGTTCCCTTGTATGAAAGAGCGAAACCGATCTTACAGACGCTTCCTGAAGTTCACGAAGCGATGGCTGACCCAGGAGAACTATCCGGAGCAGTTGAGATTAGCCACTTGAACTTTAGATACAAAGCAGATCAACCCATGGTGTTGCGTGATGTTTCATTGCAGATTAAACCCGGTGAATTTGTTGCTTTAATTGGTTCATCCGGCTGCGGGAAATCGACATTGTTCCGATTGCTGCTAGGTTTTGAACAACCTAATTCGGGTTCGGTTTATTATGATGGTCAGGATTTAAAGATGGTCGATGTTCGCTCATTACGCAGCCAGCTTGGTGTTGTCCTGCAGAACGGAAAAATCATGTCTGGGGATATCTATACCAATATCATCGGATCCTCCAACTTAACGATAAACGATGCTTGGGAAGCCGCAAGGATGGCTGGACTTGACGAAGAGATACGACAGATGCCCATGGGTATGCACACAGTTATTTCTGAAGGGGGGTGTACAATATCCGGTGGACAGAGGCAAAGGATATTAATTGCCAGAGCCATGGTCAGGAAACCAAGAATCATTTATTTTGATGAAGCGACAAGCGCTCTGGATAATCGGACACAGGCAATTGTTAGTGAAAGCCTGGATAAGCTTCAAGCGACTAGAGTCGTTATTGCTCACAGGTTAAGTACGATCATGAACGCAGATCGTATCCTCGTATTTGATAAAGGGGAAATCATTCAGACGGGCACCTATCAGGAGCTGATCACCCAAGAAGGCTTGTTCGCTGACTTGGCAAAAAGGCAATTGGCATAG
- a CDS encoding NHLP bacteriocin system secretion protein: MENQVFRKVSMDRLSSPEQLDSLMKVTSPRGWLALLAIGLLIISAMIWGFYGSLATKINGQGVLIKPGGIHQIYISSSGQITDIRAGTGDLIHKGEVIARISQPQMIEQMKQTQSPTQLSQLKKDYEIASKVVSPYTGRILEVKVNKGDLVTTGMPVVTIELVGDDINELVTVMYIPEGEGEGIIPGMDVQISPASVNKEEYGFMLGRVVSVSEFPVSKQGMMITLGDEELVNQLSEGGASLEVRIDLTPNVNTPSGYAWSSKHGPPVLINSGTLALGSIILKKERPITSVIPQIK, translated from the coding sequence ATGGAGAATCAGGTGTTTCGTAAAGTCTCGATGGATAGGTTATCCTCACCTGAACAGCTAGACTCATTAATGAAAGTGACCTCCCCCAGAGGATGGCTTGCCTTATTAGCGATCGGACTTTTAATCATTTCTGCGATGATATGGGGCTTTTATGGCAGTTTGGCTACAAAGATAAATGGCCAGGGCGTACTAATCAAGCCAGGTGGGATTCATCAGATCTATATCTCTTCCAGTGGTCAGATTACAGACATCCGCGCTGGCACAGGTGATTTGATACATAAGGGTGAAGTTATCGCTAGAATTTCTCAACCCCAAATGATTGAGCAAATGAAACAAACACAGTCGCCAACGCAATTATCTCAATTAAAAAAGGATTATGAAATAGCCTCCAAAGTGGTAAGTCCCTACACGGGTAGAATTCTAGAGGTTAAAGTGAACAAAGGCGATCTTGTCACTACGGGAATGCCAGTAGTGACAATAGAATTGGTAGGGGACGATATTAACGAACTTGTCACCGTAATGTATATTCCTGAGGGTGAAGGGGAGGGGATTATTCCGGGTATGGATGTACAGATCTCTCCAGCTTCTGTGAATAAGGAAGAGTATGGTTTTATGCTAGGGCGAGTTGTTTCTGTTTCGGAATTTCCTGTCTCCAAACAAGGGATGATGATAACTTTGGGGGATGAAGAATTAGTGAATCAACTCTCCGAAGGCGGTGCCTCTTTAGAGGTGCGCATTGATTTAACACCGAATGTGAATACGCCGAGCGGTTATGCGTGGTCATCCAAACATGGACCTCCTGTTCTAATCAACAGCGGTACATTAGCGCTTGGATCGATCATTTTGAAGAAGGAACGTCCGATTACTTCTGTTATCCCTCAGATCAAATAA
- a CDS encoding GNAT family N-acetyltransferase has translation MLSVQELTLDQIPLFKQFAYPNFRSKLHELVESPNHVVLRAMIFSQPAGLLIAYRNGPESNCEVESIFVAARFRNIGVATGLFQTLIGNSQASAQIQIRYFANQSEIAYLEQALNKVGFDPPHMHSIYYNSNLAALARASWIRRCKHSPELQILSWKHITEQQKKDLKEKRYFDYPEGLSPFIHEEVIQASASLILQRQDGAIMGWIIYHSYVENAVLCRSLFIAESLQDKGIGISMMGLSIVRMLDVNLSRAVFQVTSTNKRMLRIAEKMFMPYQTEQTEFRQALFIRQ, from the coding sequence ATGTTAAGTGTACAAGAGTTAACTCTTGACCAGATTCCTTTATTTAAGCAATTTGCCTATCCTAACTTCCGGTCCAAGCTTCATGAGTTAGTTGAAAGTCCTAACCATGTAGTACTTCGCGCGATGATATTCAGTCAGCCTGCGGGTCTTCTAATTGCTTATCGAAATGGCCCAGAATCTAATTGTGAGGTCGAATCGATATTTGTCGCAGCCCGGTTTCGGAACATAGGAGTAGCGACAGGCTTATTTCAGACATTAATCGGAAATTCGCAGGCATCTGCTCAAATCCAGATCCGTTACTTTGCCAATCAATCAGAAATAGCGTATTTGGAACAAGCGTTAAATAAGGTTGGATTCGATCCTCCCCACATGCATAGTATTTATTATAATTCCAATTTAGCAGCACTCGCCCGTGCTTCTTGGATAAGAAGATGTAAACATTCGCCGGAACTTCAGATCCTTTCGTGGAAACATATAACGGAACAACAAAAAAAAGACTTGAAGGAGAAGCGATACTTCGATTATCCGGAGGGATTATCGCCATTCATCCATGAGGAAGTCATTCAGGCCTCGGCGAGTTTAATCTTACAGCGCCAAGATGGTGCTATTATGGGATGGATTATTTACCATTCTTATGTAGAGAATGCAGTATTATGCCGCTCTTTATTTATTGCCGAATCCCTTCAGGACAAGGGAATAGGCATATCGATGATGGGTCTCTCTATTGTACGGATGTTGGATGTCAATCTTTCCAGAGCTGTATTTCAAGTTACTTCCACTAATAAGCGGATGCTGCGTATTGCCGAAAAAATGTTTATGCCTTATCAAACGGAGCAAACGGAATTCAGACAAGCACTTTTTATTCGACAGTAA
- a CDS encoding NHLP leader peptide family RiPP precursor, with protein sequence MSNEDVVANAIETVTSKAVTDSEFRALCLSNPREAVKQATGLELPENFKLQVVENAGAHYTLVLPDAVSGEELNESELEQVAGGAIISTINVLTGLCTTEKM encoded by the coding sequence ATGTCAAATGAAGATGTAGTAGCTAATGCAATTGAAACGGTAACAAGCAAGGCCGTAACGGACAGCGAGTTTCGCGCGTTGTGTCTATCGAACCCGCGTGAAGCGGTGAAGCAAGCCACAGGGTTGGAATTACCAGAGAACTTCAAGCTGCAAGTGGTCGAAAATGCGGGAGCGCATTATACCTTGGTATTGCCGGATGCGGTATCGGGTGAGGAGTTAAACGAAAGTGAGTTGGAGCAAGTTGCTGGCGGCGCTATAATATCAACCATAAATGTGCTGACAGGGTTATGTACAACTGAAAAAATGTAA
- a CDS encoding NHLP leader peptide family RiPP precursor translates to MTNEDVVVKAIETVTSKAVTDSEFRALCLSNPREAVKQATGLELPMNFKLQVVENAGAHYTLVLPDAISGEELNESELEQVAGGAVVATYDPNDPLAKPGMGEGYKPCF, encoded by the coding sequence ATGACAAATGAAGATGTAGTAGTTAAAGCAATTGAAACGGTAACAAGCAAGGCCGTAACGGACAGTGAGTTTCGCGCGTTGTGTCTATCGAACCCGCGTGAAGCGGTGAAGCAAGCCACAGGGTTGGAATTACCAATGAATTTCAAATTGCAAGTGGTCGAAAATGCGGGAGCGCATTATACCTTGGTATTACCTGATGCGATATCGGGTGAGGAGTTGAACGAAAGTGAACTGGAGCAAGTTGCAGGCGGCGCTGTAGTAGCAACCTATGATCCTAATGATCCTCTAGCAAAACCGGGGATGGGTGAAGGTTATAAACCATGTTTTTAA
- a CDS encoding NHLP family bacteriocin export ABC transporter peptidase/permease/ATPase subunit produces MNQTKQTKPSNPEEKQNSYTRVKTPTVLQMEAVECGAAALAIILGYFKSYIPLEELRVECGVSRDGSKALNILKAARKYGLTAKGFKKGPEALRKVKGPMIIHWNFNHFVVLEGFKKDRVYLNDPASGPRVITYEEFDQSYTGVVLTFEPTPEYKTQGEKRSIITALKKRLIGSEVALLFVVLTGLALVVPGLVIPTFTKIFVDDVLLGDMTHWLLPLIIGMGLTALLRGVLTWLQQYYLLRLETKMALNTSSKFFWHVLRLPIEFFSQRSGGEISSRVMINDRIAQLLSGELATSVLNSVMILFYLILMFQYSVLLTCVGIGIAALNVLFLRLVARKRVDQNQKLIQERGKIQGISMGGLQVIETLKASGSESDFFSKWAGHQSKLLNSEQELGVSTQVLSSVPTFLSALTTTVILAVGGLQVLDGALTIGMLVAFQSLMASFIGPVNSLVQLGSAIQEVEGNMNRLDDVLNYPLDPQFSVAEELDGIEAYKAKLSGFVELRNVTFGYNKLEGPLIENFNLIVKPGSRVALVGGSGSGKSTISKLIAGIYQPWSGEILFDGKPRHEISRSLVCNSISVVDQDISMFEGTIKENLTLWDSTIEEKNVIVAAKDAYIHDDITSRNGGYDHVMEESGANFSGGQRQRLEIARALVGNPTILVLDEATSALDPKTEKWVDDSFRRRGCTCIIVAHRLSTIRDADEIIVLDRGKVVERGTHTEMITSDGYYARLIALH; encoded by the coding sequence ATGAATCAAACTAAGCAAACGAAACCTTCAAATCCTGAGGAGAAGCAGAATTCGTATACAAGGGTGAAGACACCGACTGTCCTGCAGATGGAAGCGGTGGAATGCGGAGCAGCTGCATTAGCGATCATCTTGGGTTACTTTAAAAGCTATATTCCGCTCGAAGAACTTCGCGTAGAATGCGGTGTATCCAGAGATGGAAGTAAAGCGTTGAATATTTTGAAGGCCGCGCGAAAATATGGATTAACAGCTAAGGGATTTAAGAAGGGGCCGGAAGCGCTAAGGAAAGTAAAAGGGCCAATGATCATTCATTGGAACTTTAACCATTTTGTTGTGCTGGAAGGTTTTAAGAAAGACCGCGTCTATTTAAATGATCCGGCCTCCGGTCCGCGCGTGATTACATATGAAGAATTTGATCAATCGTATACTGGTGTGGTACTTACCTTTGAACCCACACCTGAATACAAAACTCAAGGTGAAAAACGCAGTATCATCACCGCATTGAAAAAAAGATTAATAGGATCAGAAGTTGCTTTGCTATTTGTTGTGTTGACCGGTTTAGCGTTGGTTGTTCCGGGACTGGTCATCCCAACTTTCACAAAAATATTTGTGGATGATGTTCTGCTAGGGGATATGACACATTGGCTGTTGCCCTTAATTATCGGTATGGGTTTGACCGCTTTGTTAAGAGGAGTACTAACCTGGTTGCAGCAGTACTATTTACTGCGCTTAGAAACCAAAATGGCCTTGAACACATCAAGCAAGTTTTTCTGGCACGTCCTGAGGCTACCGATTGAGTTTTTTTCTCAGCGATCTGGCGGGGAGATTAGCTCCAGGGTGATGATTAATGATAGAATCGCACAGTTATTATCTGGAGAATTAGCAACTTCTGTATTAAATTCAGTCATGATTCTCTTTTATTTAATTTTGATGTTTCAATACAGTGTGCTGCTAACGTGTGTTGGCATAGGTATTGCCGCGCTAAACGTACTTTTTTTAAGGCTAGTTGCCCGTAAAAGAGTAGATCAAAATCAAAAGTTAATTCAAGAAAGAGGGAAAATCCAAGGGATATCAATGGGCGGATTACAGGTGATTGAAACCTTGAAGGCCAGTGGCTCTGAATCAGACTTTTTCTCCAAGTGGGCAGGGCATCAAAGTAAATTATTAAATTCAGAGCAAGAATTGGGCGTGTCTACTCAAGTACTTTCATCTGTTCCAACCTTCTTATCGGCTCTTACGACAACCGTGATATTAGCTGTTGGCGGATTACAGGTATTAGACGGTGCATTAACGATTGGGATGCTGGTCGCTTTTCAAAGTTTAATGGCAAGTTTTATAGGTCCTGTAAATAGTTTGGTTCAGTTAGGCAGTGCGATCCAAGAGGTGGAGGGAAATATGAATCGCTTGGATGACGTGTTGAACTATCCATTAGACCCCCAATTCTCGGTTGCAGAAGAACTTGATGGAATAGAGGCATATAAGGCAAAACTATCAGGATTTGTAGAGTTAAGGAATGTTACATTTGGCTACAACAAATTAGAAGGACCACTTATTGAAAATTTCAATCTTATAGTAAAGCCGGGATCACGTGTTGCTTTGGTGGGCGGTTCCGGAAGTGGGAAATCGACCATTTCCAAACTTATCGCTGGGATTTATCAGCCTTGGTCGGGTGAAATATTGTTCGATGGCAAACCGCGCCATGAAATTTCCCGTTCGTTAGTGTGTAACTCCATTTCTGTTGTTGATCAGGATATCAGTATGTTTGAAGGGACGATCAAGGAAAACTTAACGTTATGGGATAGTACCATTGAAGAAAAAAATGTGATTGTAGCTGCTAAAGATGCGTACATTCATGACGATATTACGAGCAGAAACGGCGGATATGATCATGTGATGGAGGAAAGTGGAGCAAACTTTAGCGGAGGGCAGCGACAGCGTTTGGAAATCGCCCGGGCTTTGGTTGGAAATCCCACAATACTCGTACTCGATGAGGCGACAAGCGCACTCGATCCCAAGACAGAGAAATGGGTCGATGACAGTTTTAGGCGAAGGGGCTGTACATGTATTATCGTCGCACATCGATTAAGCACCATTCGTGATGCGGATGAAATCATCGTTTTGGATAGAGGGAAAGTAGTAGAACGGGGAACCCACACGGAGATGATAACGTCTGACGGATATTATGCCCGGTTAATTGCACTGCATTAA